A stretch of Planctomycetia bacterium DNA encodes these proteins:
- a CDS encoding PEP-CTERM sorting domain-containing protein: MIRKNSRLATLQLFICVSSLTAQSEPTVTVFPTLAPNVFGSPSFSPWESNSLSALQSGATTAGDPSIPSYYEQIANGAVIPAWLASDFPSWKLQANPGAVFGPAFASELGNRLYFNLHIVGNGTEFSLSQVSFQATSSDPGNFLGFSVAAGTYNYSNAFVGLNYGPDNTKGTGDDFFVTSGLNTQLVDELFARGSGNAPTVLSSDPGVTDDERISNALAGLPSSFIFQGDYLLSTSGGDVNGSAFVVVSVPEPSTVIMACVGGAGLVLVGMKLKKRRRRKMRAAKTSQA; the protein is encoded by the coding sequence ATGATTCGGAAGAATTCACGCCTTGCTACGCTTCAGCTTTTCATCTGCGTTTCAAGTCTGACGGCCCAATCAGAACCTACTGTCACAGTATTTCCAACGCTGGCACCCAATGTCTTTGGCTCGCCTTCCTTTTCGCCATGGGAAAGTAATTCTCTCAGTGCTTTACAGAGTGGGGCCACCACCGCGGGTGATCCATCGATACCCAGCTATTACGAACAGATTGCCAACGGTGCAGTAATCCCGGCGTGGCTGGCGTCCGATTTTCCAAGCTGGAAGCTACAGGCGAATCCCGGTGCAGTCTTCGGACCTGCCTTTGCCAGTGAGTTGGGAAACCGTCTTTATTTCAACCTGCACATTGTGGGCAACGGTACCGAATTCAGCTTGTCGCAGGTCAGTTTCCAGGCAACCAGTTCCGATCCAGGCAACTTCCTGGGGTTCAGCGTTGCCGCTGGCACTTACAACTACAGTAATGCCTTTGTGGGGCTGAACTATGGCCCTGATAATACCAAAGGTACTGGTGATGATTTCTTCGTTACCAGCGGACTGAACACACAATTGGTAGATGAACTGTTTGCCCGAGGTTCAGGCAATGCTCCAACCGTGCTGTCCAGCGATCCGGGCGTAACCGATGATGAAAGAATCAGCAATGCGCTTGCTGGCCTGCCCAGCTCATTTATCTTCCAAGGCGACTATCTGCTCAGTACCAGTGGTGGCGATGTCAATGGGAGCGCGTTTGTGGTGGTCAGTGTGCCAGAACCATCAACGGTAATCATGGCATGCGTAGGAGGTGCCGGGCTGGTATTAGTAGGCATGAAGCTAAAGAAACGACGACGACGGAAGATGAGAGCTGCAAAGACCAGTCAGGCATAG
- a CDS encoding integration host factor subunit beta, protein MTKKEIVKDIADLLGLTQLKTKEIVQLTFDAIIDTLISSEDHRIELRNFGVFEVKQRAARKARNPRTGERVDVPPKNVVTFKPGKRMEELVHKITDAPPLRPGDTDDEDEAPEASTSIETAKTPAL, encoded by the coding sequence GTGACCAAAAAAGAGATCGTCAAGGATATTGCTGATCTGCTCGGTCTGACACAACTCAAGACCAAGGAAATTGTCCAACTGACATTTGATGCCATCATCGATACTCTCATTTCCAGTGAAGACCACCGAATAGAACTGCGAAATTTTGGTGTTTTTGAAGTAAAACAGCGGGCAGCCCGCAAAGCCAGGAACCCGCGTACTGGTGAACGTGTTGATGTACCACCAAAGAATGTTGTGACCTTTAAGCCCGGCAAGCGAATGGAAGAACTGGTTCACAAAATCACTGATGCACCGCCCTTGCGGCCTGGCGACACCGATGATGAGGACGAAGCCCCTGAAGCTTCAACCAGCATTGAAACAGCCAAAACCCCGGCATTGTAA
- the rfbB gene encoding dTDP-glucose 4,6-dehydratase: MKNVVITGGCGFIGSNLIRWLLEHRKDWNIINLDKLTYAGNLENLAGISSTRYQFVHGDITDKACVQRVIQPGTHYIMHLAAESHVDRSIMDAGPFINTNVVGTQVLLDVSRAAGVQRYVQVSTDEVYGSLGATGLFTEETPLSPNSPYSASKASADLLVRSYHHTYDMDAVTTRCSNNYGPYQFPEKLIPLFVSNLMNDQQVPVYGDGQQVRDWIHVEDHCRGIVAACEKGKAGEVYNFGGEAERTNMQLTRRLLEILKKPDSLIKYVADRPGHDRRYAIDCTKAKKELGWKPEVTFEDGLARTVEWYQQNASWVERIRSGAYREYYLKQYGGR; this comes from the coding sequence ATGAAAAACGTCGTTATTACCGGGGGTTGCGGGTTTATCGGTTCCAACCTGATTCGCTGGCTGCTCGAACACCGTAAAGATTGGAACATCATCAACTTAGATAAACTCACGTATGCAGGTAATCTGGAGAATCTTGCGGGGATCAGCTCCACTCGCTACCAGTTTGTGCATGGCGACATTACTGATAAGGCCTGTGTGCAACGGGTGATTCAGCCTGGAACGCACTATATCATGCATCTGGCGGCAGAGAGCCACGTAGACCGTAGCATCATGGATGCCGGGCCGTTCATCAATACGAACGTCGTGGGTACCCAGGTGCTGCTCGATGTTAGCCGGGCTGCAGGTGTGCAGCGATACGTTCAGGTTTCAACCGATGAAGTGTATGGCAGCCTTGGTGCCACGGGCCTGTTTACGGAAGAAACGCCGCTCAGCCCCAATAGTCCCTACTCAGCAAGCAAGGCATCTGCAGACCTGCTGGTTCGCAGCTACCACCATACCTATGACATGGATGCAGTTACCACCCGATGTTCCAACAACTATGGCCCATATCAGTTTCCTGAGAAATTGATTCCGCTGTTTGTTTCCAATTTGATGAACGACCAGCAGGTGCCTGTTTATGGGGATGGTCAGCAGGTACGCGACTGGATTCACGTGGAAGATCATTGCCGGGGCATTGTTGCAGCGTGTGAAAAAGGTAAAGCTGGCGAAGTGTATAACTTTGGCGGCGAAGCGGAACGTACCAACATGCAACTGACACGTCGGCTGCTGGAGATTTTGAAGAAGCCCGATTCGCTGATCAAGTATGTTGCAGATCGCCCTGGGCATGATCGCCGTTATGCGATTGATTGCACCAAGGCCAAGAAAGAACTAGGCTGGAAACCTGAAGTTACATTTGAAGATGGCCTGGCGCGCACGGTTGAGTGGTATCAGCAAAATGCCTCGTGGGTGGAACGCATTCGCAGCGGTGCGTACCGGGAGTATTATCTGAAGCAATATGGCGGAAGATAG
- the polA gene encoding DNA polymerase I, translating into MVYLIDSHSLIYQVFHAVPMMTGPAGQPTNAIYGFANDLNRLRKRNPDYLICVFDPPGPTFRDHLYDEYKAHRTPMPQDLYGQLQGIKQLLKAMRIPAVEVSGFEADDVLATLAVAFAEKGFEVAICTSDKDCRQLITDKVFLYNARKDMMFGKKELMDDWGITPEQVIDLLSLTGDSVDNVPGIPGIGVKTAAKLLQEHQTVQGIFAALPAMKKSKIKENLEQHKNVLELSRKLVKLDTHVNLQIEWDHWKLQEPDAKALLAFYAEQGFNRHAVELRAEVAKKMAKVKKQRMLFDMGDDDDQVVNIDPQGLFLEEKSWESNYQLIDTPPRLTSFMTELRQQNRVAIDLLTTSSNPRQTEIVGISITWKAGEAAYLPLISPEKQKHLDEPDVLKKLKPILENSEVQKLNYNIKFDLAVLLARGIQVQGVAGDPMLASYLLSAGERTHHLADLSRRHLDHDPAPWSNILGEGKQQKPLSSISTADVIPYAAEEVDIALRLCELLEKEMEQKQLMPVYRDLEIPLVSVLMDMEERGVCLDVQLLKNLSQEFSQQIQQLQEQIYQLAGRKFNIDSPLQLREVMFSELKLPQGKKTAQTGEASTSQEVLEELAAQGHELPRCMIAYRQLTKLKGTYLDALPAQVDSNTQRLHCLFNQTVAATGRLSSSNPNLQNIPMRTDQGRQIRKAFISSPGCQLITADYSQIELRVFAHLSQDFALKQAFQDRKDIHSFVAGQVFGVPEEQVTSEQRRVAKVVNFGVLYGLSPYGLSNTLGISREEATDFIDSYFAKYPGVVSFQDKVLTDARQNGFVTTLAGRRREITGIRANSSYKNRNQPEREAINTVIQGSAADLMKFAMLNIHSRLKKEALPAYILLQIHDELVLEAENGVLDHVKELVVHEMIHAMPLDVPVEVDASIGPNWLETD; encoded by the coding sequence TTGGTCTACCTCATTGATTCTCATTCCCTGATCTATCAGGTCTTTCATGCGGTGCCGATGATGACTGGCCCGGCTGGTCAACCCACCAATGCCATTTATGGCTTTGCTAACGATTTGAACCGGTTGCGGAAGCGGAACCCGGACTACCTCATCTGCGTGTTCGATCCGCCCGGCCCCACTTTTCGCGATCATCTTTATGATGAATACAAAGCTCATCGCACTCCCATGCCTCAGGACCTTTATGGCCAACTGCAGGGTATCAAGCAGCTGCTCAAAGCCATGCGTATTCCAGCAGTCGAAGTCAGTGGTTTTGAAGCAGATGATGTGTTGGCAACTCTGGCGGTAGCATTTGCTGAAAAAGGCTTCGAAGTCGCTATCTGCACCAGTGACAAGGATTGCAGGCAATTGATTACCGACAAGGTTTTTCTTTACAACGCCCGCAAGGATATGATGTTTGGCAAAAAGGAACTGATGGATGACTGGGGCATCACACCGGAACAGGTTATTGATCTTCTCTCCCTGACCGGTGACAGCGTCGATAATGTGCCGGGCATACCGGGCATTGGCGTGAAAACGGCAGCCAAGCTATTGCAGGAGCATCAGACCGTGCAGGGCATTTTCGCTGCTCTGCCTGCCATGAAGAAAAGCAAAATAAAAGAGAACCTGGAGCAACATAAGAATGTTCTGGAACTTTCCCGAAAACTGGTAAAACTCGATACTCATGTCAATCTGCAGATCGAATGGGATCATTGGAAACTGCAGGAACCTGACGCCAAGGCACTTTTGGCGTTTTATGCGGAGCAGGGTTTCAACAGGCATGCCGTCGAGCTTCGTGCCGAAGTCGCGAAGAAGATGGCGAAAGTTAAAAAGCAACGCATGCTCTTCGACATGGGCGATGACGATGATCAGGTAGTCAACATCGATCCGCAAGGCCTGTTCCTGGAGGAGAAATCCTGGGAGAGTAATTATCAACTGATCGACACGCCGCCCAGGCTCACCAGCTTCATGACTGAACTGAGGCAGCAAAACAGGGTAGCTATCGATTTACTTACCACCAGCAGCAACCCCAGGCAGACCGAAATAGTCGGCATCTCCATTACCTGGAAAGCAGGCGAAGCAGCTTACCTGCCGCTGATATCGCCCGAAAAGCAGAAACATCTTGATGAGCCAGATGTGCTCAAGAAGCTGAAGCCGATTCTGGAAAATTCCGAAGTACAGAAGCTGAATTATAACATCAAGTTTGACCTGGCAGTACTGCTCGCTCGTGGCATACAAGTACAGGGCGTTGCAGGCGATCCCATGCTCGCCAGCTATCTGCTTTCGGCTGGTGAGCGCACTCACCACCTGGCTGATCTTTCACGTCGACATCTCGATCACGATCCTGCTCCGTGGTCAAACATTCTCGGTGAAGGCAAACAACAGAAACCACTCAGCAGCATCAGCACTGCCGATGTCATACCCTATGCAGCGGAAGAAGTAGATATTGCCTTACGCCTGTGTGAACTGCTCGAAAAAGAGATGGAGCAGAAACAGTTGATGCCGGTGTATCGCGATCTGGAAATTCCGCTGGTATCTGTCCTTATGGACATGGAAGAGCGGGGCGTATGCCTCGATGTCCAATTGCTCAAGAATCTTTCGCAGGAATTCAGTCAGCAAATTCAGCAACTGCAGGAACAGATTTATCAATTGGCAGGCAGAAAGTTCAATATCGATTCGCCTCTGCAGCTGCGCGAAGTAATGTTCAGCGAACTCAAGCTGCCTCAGGGAAAGAAAACTGCCCAAACGGGTGAGGCTTCCACCAGTCAGGAGGTGCTGGAAGAACTCGCTGCCCAGGGGCATGAATTGCCTCGCTGCATGATTGCCTATCGGCAACTTACCAAGCTCAAGGGAACTTATCTTGATGCCTTACCTGCTCAGGTCGACAGCAATACCCAGCGGCTGCATTGCCTGTTTAATCAAACAGTGGCTGCTACCGGAAGGCTCAGCAGCAGCAATCCCAATCTGCAGAACATTCCGATGCGAACAGACCAGGGCAGGCAGATTCGCAAGGCTTTCATCTCCAGTCCCGGGTGCCAACTGATCACGGCCGATTACTCACAGATTGAACTGCGGGTCTTTGCACATCTATCGCAGGATTTTGCCCTGAAACAGGCCTTTCAGGACCGCAAGGATATTCACTCTTTCGTAGCGGGACAGGTGTTTGGCGTTCCAGAAGAACAGGTTACTTCTGAACAACGTCGTGTCGCCAAGGTGGTGAACTTCGGCGTACTCTACGGGCTGAGTCCATACGGTCTTTCCAACACCTTGGGCATCTCACGCGAAGAGGCAACCGATTTCATTGACAGCTACTTTGCCAAGTACCCCGGCGTCGTCAGTTTTCAGGATAAGGTACTCACCGATGCCAGGCAGAATGGTTTTGTCACCACGCTGGCTGGGCGACGCCGCGAGATCACCGGCATCCGTGCCAACTCAAGTTACAAGAACCGTAACCAGCCCGAACGGGAAGCCATCAACACTGTCATCCAAGGTTCAGCAGCTGATCTGATGAAATTTGCCATGCTGAACATCCATAGCCGATTGAAGAAGGAAGCATTGCCTGCATACATCTTGCTCCAGATTCACGATGAACTGGTGCTGGAAGCCGAAAATGGAGTGCTCGACCATGTCAAAGAACTGGTCGTACATGAGATGATTCACGCCATGCCGTTGGATGTGCCAGTCGAGGTGGATGCCAGTATCGGCCCGAACTGGTTGGAAACCGATTAA
- a CDS encoding DUF1559 domain-containing protein, translated as MKRLQPRAAFTLIELLVVIAIISLLMALLLPAIQKVRAAADKMLCASNMRQQGIALHHFHNDYNVFPASGWTKAGPGNPAGKYVGWRAVLTPYIEQDNIRKQYDLNVHWWQNPNLTLAATPIKIYLCPSTPVRAVVTSAVAKSPRPALTFTLPPEPTDYEAIMGVQASINPALYGTASANRSVMFRDSAIPLPRIYDGSHTTIIVVECAARPLTYRGRVQRADIPNDQGICWADSEGAFSLDGANEDGSLTGQGPVLTPKAINATNYNEPYSFHTQGANFLFADGHVQFLNERINLEVFAALCTRQAGEVSVLD; from the coding sequence ATGAAACGCCTGCAACCGCGTGCCGCATTTACTCTCATCGAACTGCTCGTAGTCATTGCGATTATCAGCCTGCTGATGGCCCTGCTGTTACCCGCCATTCAAAAGGTACGTGCCGCTGCTGACAAGATGCTATGTGCCAGCAACATGAGACAACAGGGGATTGCTCTGCATCATTTCCATAACGACTATAACGTATTTCCTGCATCGGGATGGACCAAGGCGGGTCCGGGCAATCCTGCTGGCAAATATGTTGGCTGGCGGGCTGTGCTCACTCCATACATCGAACAGGATAATATCCGCAAACAGTACGATCTCAATGTACATTGGTGGCAAAACCCCAACCTGACGCTGGCGGCTACTCCCATCAAAATTTATCTGTGCCCCTCAACTCCTGTCCGTGCCGTAGTCACGAGCGCGGTAGCTAAATCACCACGACCTGCCCTTACCTTTACGTTACCACCAGAACCAACCGATTATGAAGCCATCATGGGCGTGCAGGCCAGCATCAACCCCGCCTTGTATGGCACCGCGAGTGCCAATCGCTCGGTGATGTTCCGCGATTCAGCAATCCCACTGCCTCGCATTTACGATGGCAGCCACACGACAATCATCGTAGTGGAATGTGCAGCCCGCCCATTAACTTACCGAGGCAGAGTTCAACGAGCTGACATTCCCAATGATCAAGGAATTTGCTGGGCAGACAGCGAAGGTGCATTCAGCCTGGATGGCGCCAACGAAGATGGTTCATTGACCGGTCAAGGCCCCGTGCTTACTCCGAAAGCCATCAATGCCACCAACTACAACGAGCCCTACAGCTTCCATACACAGGGTGCCAACTTTCTATTCGCTGATGGTCACGTTCAGTTTCTGAATGAACGAATCAACCTGGAAGTGTTTGCTGCCCTTTGCACCCGGCAGGCTGGGGAAGTCTCGGTGCTCGATTAA
- a CDS encoding PHP domain-containing protein: MHVHTSRHSPDSVINPFALVRRAGELGLTGVVITEHDWLWTEAELDELRAATPLVQVYAGIEVSAAEGHFLCYGVYDPMRLPKGIPLKDLCREVHAQGGAVFAAHPYRWGQDFDSIMNQEPLLDGLEVMSSNMDDHCRTKARACWSDHPAPWAALGNSDAHVIEKVANCYSVFPHAIRDQTDLLEALRNGQVEARARYFASEDVWEETN, translated from the coding sequence ATGCATGTGCACACCAGTCGGCACTCACCCGACAGTGTCATCAATCCCTTTGCGCTGGTACGTCGTGCAGGCGAACTGGGACTCACCGGCGTTGTCATTACCGAACATGACTGGCTGTGGACAGAAGCTGAACTTGATGAACTTCGTGCTGCCACACCGCTGGTTCAAGTCTATGCAGGCATTGAAGTTTCTGCTGCGGAAGGACACTTTCTCTGTTACGGCGTGTACGATCCAATGAGATTGCCGAAAGGCATTCCATTGAAAGATCTTTGTCGGGAAGTACATGCCCAGGGTGGTGCGGTGTTTGCTGCCCACCCTTATCGCTGGGGGCAGGATTTCGATTCCATCATGAACCAGGAACCATTGCTTGACGGCCTGGAGGTGATGTCATCCAACATGGATGATCATTGCCGAACGAAAGCCAGGGCTTGCTGGAGCGATCATCCTGCTCCGTGGGCAGCGCTGGGCAATAGTGATGCCCATGTCATTGAAAAAGTGGCGAATTGTTATTCGGTCTTTCCCCATGCCATCCGCGACCAGACTGATCTTCTGGAAGCACTGCGTAATGGCCAGGTGGAAGCGCGAGCGAGGTACTTTGCCAGCGAGGACGTCTGGGAAGAGACGAATTAA
- a CDS encoding DUF4416 family protein, whose protein sequence is MLVIAGFSKHRELLDAIEPRLIQAFGTVAVSGPTIEFRQTDYYAPTMGTDLLKRYWAFHSLHEPDQLAAIKRKTIEMEREIQQSRQFDIERPLNLDPGFLTLGKFMLATTKDQAHRIYLHGGIFAEVTLRYHDRQFEPRPWTYADWQLPQVLRFLQEARRYYCQHKSVSDVEKVMPPLLVRQPIANS, encoded by the coding sequence ATGCTGGTAATTGCGGGATTCAGCAAGCACCGCGAATTGCTGGATGCCATTGAGCCCAGGCTGATCCAGGCATTCGGCACAGTTGCGGTGAGTGGTCCTACCATAGAATTTCGACAAACGGACTATTACGCCCCAACGATGGGTACTGATTTACTCAAGCGATACTGGGCGTTTCATTCGTTGCATGAACCTGACCAGCTTGCTGCCATCAAGCGTAAAACCATCGAGATGGAACGCGAGATTCAGCAATCCAGGCAATTCGACATCGAACGGCCTCTCAACCTCGATCCCGGATTTCTCACGCTCGGCAAGTTCATGCTGGCTACCACCAAGGATCAGGCCCATCGCATCTATCTGCATGGCGGCATCTTTGCTGAAGTAACGCTGCGTTACCATGATCGCCAGTTTGAACCACGTCCGTGGACATATGCCGATTGGCAACTGCCCCAGGTACTCCGGTTTTTGCAGGAGGCCCGACGTTACTACTGCCAGCATAAATCTGTCAGTGATGTGGAAAAAGTAATGCCACCACTTCTGGTACGTCAGCCCATTGCGAATTCATAA
- a CDS encoding nucleotide sugar dehydrogenase: MNESAQNPHAQQLQTRIDSRQALVGIIGLGYVGLPLAQAFTTGGYRVLGFDIDTRKVEKIARGESYIGHINNDTIADMVKKGFSATTDFSRLQEADAVLICVPTPLTAAREPDLTYVENSAIAIADTLRPGQLIVLESTTYPGTTRRVVCPILEQAGLKCGKDFFLAFSPEREDPGNKSFSAPTIPKVVGGIDAISGQLANLLYSHAVKKTVPVSSAEIAEASKILENTYRAVNIALVNELKMLYDRMGIDVWEVIEAAKTKPFGYQAFYPGPGLGGHCIPIDPFYLTWVAREYGLSTRFIELAGEINTSMPHYVIERLGNALNDRTKPIRSSRILMLGMAYKKDIDDPRESPGFEIMELLLQKGAQVSYNDPHIPDLPSMRHYPGLKMKSTPLSAEMLRSQDAVLIVTDHSAYDWNMIVEHASLVIDTRNACKDVKSRENIIKA; encoded by the coding sequence ATGAATGAATCAGCGCAGAATCCGCACGCTCAACAGCTTCAAACCAGAATTGATAGCCGCCAGGCTCTGGTTGGTATCATCGGGCTCGGTTACGTGGGACTGCCTTTAGCCCAGGCATTTACCACGGGAGGATACCGCGTACTGGGCTTCGATATTGATACTCGCAAAGTGGAGAAGATCGCCCGGGGTGAAAGCTACATCGGCCACATCAATAATGACACCATCGCTGACATGGTGAAGAAAGGATTCTCCGCAACTACTGATTTCTCCCGCCTCCAAGAAGCAGACGCGGTGCTCATCTGTGTTCCCACGCCGTTAACCGCTGCCCGCGAGCCCGATTTGACTTACGTGGAAAACTCGGCAATAGCCATTGCAGATACGTTACGCCCCGGCCAACTGATTGTACTGGAAAGTACCACCTACCCCGGCACCACCCGCCGGGTGGTTTGCCCCATCCTTGAACAAGCTGGACTCAAATGCGGAAAGGATTTCTTCCTTGCTTTCAGCCCGGAACGCGAAGACCCAGGCAACAAGAGTTTCTCGGCTCCCACCATCCCCAAGGTGGTCGGTGGCATTGATGCCATCAGTGGCCAACTCGCCAACCTGCTCTATTCGCATGCCGTCAAGAAAACGGTACCCGTCAGCAGTGCGGAAATTGCTGAAGCGAGCAAGATTCTGGAGAACACCTACCGTGCTGTGAACATTGCTTTGGTAAATGAACTGAAAATGCTCTACGACCGCATGGGCATTGATGTGTGGGAGGTGATTGAAGCAGCCAAAACCAAACCATTTGGCTACCAGGCGTTTTACCCCGGTCCTGGTCTGGGTGGACACTGTATCCCTATCGATCCGTTCTACCTGACCTGGGTAGCCCGCGAGTATGGCTTATCCACCAGGTTCATCGAACTGGCTGGCGAAATCAACACCAGCATGCCTCACTATGTCATCGAGCGGCTAGGCAACGCACTGAACGACCGCACCAAGCCCATCCGCAGCAGCAGGATTCTGATGCTCGGCATGGCTTACAAGAAAGACATCGACGATCCGCGTGAATCGCCTGGCTTCGAGATTATGGAACTGCTGCTCCAGAAAGGCGCACAGGTCAGTTACAACGATCCGCATATTCCCGACCTGCCATCCATGCGGCACTATCCGGGCTTGAAGATGAAGAGTACTCCTTTGTCTGCAGAGATGTTGCGTAGTCAGGATGCCGTCTTGATTGTCACCGATCATAGTGCATACGACTGGAACATGATTGTCGAACATGCCTCACTGGTCATTGATACCCGCAATGCGTGCAAGGATGTGAAGAGCCGCGAGAATATCATCAAGGCTTAG
- a CDS encoding glycosyltransferase family 4 protein: MRIASITAGAGGMYCGSCMKDNALAIALNALGHDCLLIPCYTPIRLDEPTASNSPVFLSGLTMFLQQQYGWVRNIPRFVARWLSSPWLLHKVSGSAVKINASDLAPMTLSVLRGMEGNQRSEVARLCDWLEREVKPEVILMSNVLLSGIMPELKRRLNVPIVTTLQGDDIFLEELPVESRQEAIELIRSNCALASGHIATSRYYADFMAGYLGLPRELIHVVYPGIEIQHFHAPDEPRKTENSVLTIGYLARIAPEKGFHVLIDALCKLQAMPHVPAWRFQAAGYCAGYRKDYLEENRKKAEQAGWGNRFDYIGEPDRMDKVRFLNQLDVFSVPTTYQEPKGLYLLEAWACGVPVVQPAHGSFPELIQATSGGVLVPQGDTTALAEQIALLLRNTAERHRMGQAARQVVRKQFSSQAMAQATVEVLNRVVVRENR, encoded by the coding sequence ATGCGAATAGCCTCGATTACTGCCGGTGCGGGTGGCATGTATTGCGGTTCGTGCATGAAGGACAATGCATTGGCGATTGCTCTCAATGCCCTGGGTCATGATTGCCTGCTGATTCCATGCTACACACCCATTCGGTTGGATGAGCCGACCGCGAGTAATTCGCCAGTTTTCCTCAGCGGATTGACCATGTTTCTGCAACAGCAGTACGGCTGGGTACGAAACATCCCCCGCTTTGTTGCCCGCTGGCTGTCGTCTCCCTGGCTGCTTCACAAGGTCAGTGGCAGTGCCGTAAAAATCAATGCCAGTGACCTGGCACCCATGACACTGTCAGTGCTCAGAGGCATGGAAGGCAATCAGCGTTCCGAAGTAGCGCGTCTGTGCGACTGGCTGGAACGGGAAGTAAAGCCTGAAGTCATCCTCATGTCAAATGTATTATTATCCGGCATCATGCCTGAATTAAAACGCAGGCTGAATGTACCCATCGTAACGACACTGCAGGGTGACGATATTTTTCTGGAAGAGTTGCCAGTAGAATCCAGGCAGGAAGCGATTGAATTGATTCGTAGCAACTGTGCGTTGGCATCGGGTCATATTGCCACCAGTCGATATTATGCTGACTTCATGGCGGGCTACCTGGGTCTGCCTCGTGAACTGATTCATGTGGTTTACCCAGGCATCGAGATACAGCACTTCCATGCACCAGACGAGCCACGCAAGACGGAGAACAGTGTACTCACCATCGGCTACCTGGCCCGCATTGCTCCGGAGAAGGGGTTTCACGTACTGATCGATGCCTTGTGCAAATTACAGGCAATGCCCCATGTCCCTGCCTGGCGCTTCCAAGCGGCTGGCTATTGCGCCGGGTATCGCAAGGATTATCTCGAAGAGAACCGAAAGAAAGCAGAACAAGCAGGATGGGGCAACCGATTTGACTACATTGGCGAACCGGATCGAATGGATAAAGTCCGCTTTCTCAATCAACTGGATGTCTTCTCGGTGCCAACGACGTATCAGGAACCCAAGGGGCTATATCTGCTCGAGGCCTGGGCGTGCGGCGTGCCGGTGGTGCAACCAGCTCATGGTTCATTTCCCGAATTGATCCAGGCAACTTCAGGCGGAGTGCTGGTGCCTCAGGGCGATACCACGGCGCTGGCTGAGCAGATCGCGTTGCTACTTCGCAATACCGCAGAGCGGCATCGCATGGGGCAAGCGGCCAGACAGGTGGTAAGAAAACAGTTTTCATCCCAGGCGATGGCACAGGCAACTGTTGAGGTGTTGAACCGGGTGGTGGTTCGGGAGAATAGATAA